TTATTGATTATGGAATAATGGTTAATTCAGGTGAATTTAATGGTTTGACATCAGAACAGGGAATCCAGGCGGTTACAGAATATTTGCAGAAAAAAGGTATGGGTGGAAAGGAGATAAATTATAAGATAAAAGACTGGCTTATATCCCGACAAAGATACTGGGGTGCACCAATTCCTATAGTCTATTGTGATAAATGTGGAATAGTTCCCGTCCCAGAAAAAGAATTACCTGTTTTATTACCTGATAATATAAGAGACTACATACCCAGGGGTAAGTCACCTCTTGCCGCAGTTGATGAATTTATTAATACAACTTGTCCTGAATGCAGAAGACCGGCAAAACGCGACCCTGATACAATGGACACTTTTGTTTGTTCATCCTGGTATTTTTTAAGGTATCTGGATCCCAGAAACGATAAAGAGTTCTGTTCAATGGAGAATGCCAGAAAATGGCTTCCTATTGATCAGTACATTGGTGGCATTGAACATGCCACTGGTCATCTCATTTATTTCCGTTTTTTCACAAAGGTTCTTTATGACGCCGGTTATATACCGGTGGATGAACCGGCAACAAATCTGTTTACGCAGGGTATGGTGTTGAGAAATGGTGAGGTGATGTCAAAATCAAAAGGCAATGCTGTCCCGGTCGGCCCCTTTGTAGAAAAATACGGGGCAGATGTTGCTCGGCTCACCATTTTATTCGCAGCGCCACCTGAGAGGGATATGGAATGGAGTGATGAAGGGGTAACGGGTGCACAGCGGTTTATTGACCGCGTATATAGGATTGTAACTGAAAACCAAAAAGCAGTTGCAAAAGAAGCATGCGGTTCTCCTCAAACTGAAAATCAAAAGAAGTTGCTAATAAAAATAAATCAGACTATTCAGCGTGTGACCGATGACCTTGAATCTTTCAAATTCAATACCGCGATTGCTGCGTTGTGGGAGTTGCTGAATGACTTGTATCAATATAAAGAAAGAGACAAGTTTTTTGGATACGGACTTTATGTTATGATAAACCTACTTTCTCCTTTTGCACCCCACCTTGCTGATGAACTCTGGAACCAGGTCGGTTTTAAAGGGAGTTTGCTCACAGAGGGTTGGATTGGCTACGACTCCAGATACATAAGCGAAGATCAAATGACGATTGTTCTTCAGGTAAATGGAAAGGTGCGCGGTCATATTGCAGTCCCGTTAAATACAAATGAAGAAAAAATAAAATCCCTTGCCCTGGCAGATGAACGGATAAAACGCCATACCGATAATAAACAAATAAAGAAAATAATCTATGTGCCCGGCAAACTTATTAATGTTGTCATTCAATAATTTTTTCGGGTGCACTAAAAATTAAAGGGAGGAAATCATGAAGAAAATAAAAAAGAAGAGAGTTACAATAAAGATGATGATGGTTGATATTCTAAAGAGGAGCAAAACACCATTACATTATCGTGAGATTACAAAGAGGTTGATTGCTCGTGGCTATAAGTTCCACAGAAAAGAGCCCGAGCGTTCGGTCTATATAACGATTAAGCGTAATCCCAAGCTCTTCAAAAAGGTAAAACCCGCTACTTTCAAACTTAAATAAAAGAAGAGGGGGCGTTTGCCCCCTCTTCTATTTTCTATTTCTTTTTTCTTCTCTCTTTTCTTCACCTTTCATTTTTTCAGCATATTCTTTCAATCTTTTTTCCACAAGGTAATTTATTGTATTTTTTTCAAAACCTGTTTTTGTTTTTTTACCTGCTTTCAGTCCGGTGAGGATCTCAATCCCTTCATCAATATTTTTGATCGCATAAATATGGAATTTTTTTCTTTTCACTGCGTCAACAATTTCCTGTTTTAACATTAAATCATTGACATTTGCCTTGGGGATGATTACACCTTGCTTCCCGGTGAACCCTTTTGCTTTACAGACTTCATAGAATCCTTCAATCTTTTCATTAACACCGCCTATGGGTTGAATTTCTCCATTCTGATTCACGGAACCGGTGACCGCAATTCCCTGCTCTATTGGCACATTGGAAAGAGCTGAGAGAATTGCATATATTTCTGCGCTTGATGCTGAATCTCCATCTATTTCGCTATACGATTGTTCAAAACCCAATGTTGCATCCATAGAGAGTGGTCTATCCTGTGCATATCTTGAACGTAGAAATCCCGAGATAATCAGGACACCTTTATTAAATGTTCTCCCCGCAAGATTGGCTTCTCTCTCAATATTTATTATACCTGCTCTACCAACCGAAGTTTTGGCAGTGATCTTTGTTGGTCTTCCAAATGTATAATCCCCTAATTGATAAACTGAAAGGCCATTTACCTGTCCAACTGCCTTGCCTTTGGTTTGTATCATTAGTATATCTTTTTTAATTAACTCTTGAATCTTTTCTTCATACATATTAACTCTTTTTCGCCAGCCTTCAATTGCCTTTTCTACATCTTCAGCGTCAACTATCGTATTCTTCTTCTGTCTTGCCCAGTAATCAGATTCTCTAATGATATCTGCGATTAAATGGAACCTTGTAGTTATTTTATCTTTTCTTCCAGCAAGCCTCACACCGTATTCTATGATTTCTGCAATTGCTTCTTTTGTAAATGGTAGTAGATTTTCGGTCTGACAGATTGATTTTATAAATGAGGCATAATTATTTATATTTCTTACATCCCGTTCCATTTCTATATCAAAATCTGCCTTCACCTTAAATATCTTTTTGAAATCTTCATCACCATAATATAATAGGTAATATAACCATTCGTTTCCAATCATTACGACTTTTACATCAACACTTATGGGCTCTGGTTTCAATGCTGATGTGGAAAAAATGTAGAATGGGTCAAAAACCTGTATGTCTACAACACCATTACGCAATGCACGTTTTAAGGTCTGCCATACACCAGGTTCAACGAGAGCATCAAAGGCATTTATTACAAGATATCCACCATTGGCGCGAAGGAACGAGCCCGCCTTTATATTAAGAAAATCACTGGTCAGTACACCGGGTGAAGGTGAATATCTTTCAATTGTGCCAAACAAATTTTTAAAATTGGGTGCGGTTTCAAAAATAATCGGGATATTTTTTGTTTCTGAATTATCAACCAGAAGATTTACATCAAATAATCTGAATTCATCGGGTCGTGTTTCTTTTTTTAAAAATCTCTCAATATTTGTAAGAATTTCAGCAAGAACTTCGTCAAGATATTCATTAATATCTTTATTATCAAATCTTTTTCTTATTTCGTCAATTAAGTGGCTTACCATTGGTTTTACACTCCATTCATTCAATTTCGCAATCTCATCGTTTAATTTATCCTGGTTCTCTTTTGTTTTTGCATAAATTGTGCTCATCTCTTTTTCCAGTTCTTGTAAATCCTGTTTAATTTTCTCTAATTTGTCCGATGTCAGTTTGCCTTCCTTTATCAATTCATCCAATTCTTCAAAATTTCTTGGTTTGTCTTCTATGATTGGTAAAATTGCAGGTCGCACAAATGGTCCCATTTGTACCTGAACGAGTTTGAACCCCTTTTCTTCGACCCTTTTTTCAAATTCGTTTATCATTTTTTGCTGTTCTAACTCAAATTTACTTACAATCCTTTCTCTTCTTTTTTGATATTCTTCACTTGCAAATACCTGTGGAATATTAGTTTTCAATTGATAAATCAATCGTGTCATATCATCTTTGAACTGTTTACCCTTGCCGGCATCAAGGACAATGAGTTTTGGCAAATCAGGATTTTTGAAATTATTAACATATAATAAATCCTTGAGTTTATCTTTTTTCGTTTTTAGTTCTTCAAGCAGTTTTGTTATTGCAGTGGTTCTGCCAGTTCCTACTGGTCCTGTGATAAAAATATTATAACCGGGATATTTAACATTCAACCCCAGTTTTATTGCTTCAATTGCCCTTGGCTGTCCGATTATCCCTTCGCAAAGGGATAGATCTTCGGTTGATTTAAATTTTAAAAGTTCTGGTGTACATTGCCATCTTAGTTGTTCAGCCTTCAATTCAAATTTCTTCATTGTGGTCCTCCTTCAGATTAGAATAAATATTAATGTGTATTTTATTTTTAGCAACAAAATAGCACCGCCAATGATTTGTTGCGATAATAAATACCATGCGGTAATTATACCCAATTATATAATGTGTGTCAATGTAATTTGATATAAAAAACAATCCTTGATTTTTTTAGTTTTATCATTATAATTTACTTTGAAAAGGGGGTATTATGAAGCGTTTTGCGGCTGTTTTTTTAATGGTTGTATGTATTCTATCTGCCCAGACAATGGTTGTGCGTGTGTATGGCAGGTGGGATGACCTTGCTCGTATATCGCCGAAATACAACCTTGATATTGCTACGGGCAGGGCAAATGTGTGGTATGATATTGTGGCTGACCGTAATACAATGGATAAAATTGTTGCTTCAGGACTGGCGTATGAAGTTCAAGTTTACAGTTTAGAGTTAGAGAAAGAGAAGGTGAGGGGTCAGTATTATTCTTATGATCAGTATGTTCAGATGATGAGAACGATGGCGCAGACTTATCCGTCAATCTGTAAGTTTGATTCACTGCCGATAAGGACATATCAGGGTCGCTGGATATATGGGGTGAAGATTTCGGATAATCCTAATTATGAAGATCCTACCGAGCCAGGGTTTTTGATTGATGGTTGTCATCATGCCCGTGAGTGGGCGACTCCTTATGTGGTTTACAAGTTTTGTGATTCAATAACGAAGGTTTATGCGACGAATAATGAGATAAAGCAGATTGTTGATAATATAGAGATATATGCGTTTCCGGTGATAAATGTTGATGGGTATGTATATGATTATCCATCTCAGTTATCCTGGCGTAAGAATCGTGAGCCATTTGGCGGTGCCACAGGTACAGACCCGAATAGAAACTATGGGGGCTGTTGTGATGATATCGCTGGTGATTGGGGTGCAGTTGATGAGGGACAGGCGACCCACTATCCATCACAGGAAACATTCTGTGGAGCGTATGCCTATTCAGGTGATGAAGTTAGGGCGTTGATTACATATGCACGCACAAAAATAATAAATGCATATATGTCGTATCACAGTTACAGTGAGTTACTGATGTGGGGTTGGGGCTGGACTACTAATGATATCCCCGATGGCACTGTCTGTGCAAGATTTGGAAATCGCATGGCTGGAATGGTAAATAAATTGAGTGGCGGCACATATACTCCGGGTCAGATTCCTGAAATTCTATATGCGGTGAGTGGGAGTAGCATTGATTGGTTGTACTCCTGGTGCCACTGGATTGGCGGGATTGCTAATCTTTCATATACAACCGAGATAGGTACCGCATTTTATCAAAGCACTTCGCAGCTTGACCCTATCTTCTATGAAAATTTCAAGGCGCTGAAATACCTTGCCCAGTTGTGCCGGGATTCAATTCCACCGTTACTTGAAGGTAAGGTGGCACCACCGCAGATTTATCCTATTGGAAATGTAGGACAGAATTTCACTGTCAGGTGGCATCCAGTGAATCCAACCGAAAACCATCCCACCCAATGGGAACTTGTTGAACTTTCTAATCCGAGTATCAAGACCGATAGTCTTGAATCAGGTTCAGGAAGATGGGTATTGCAGGGATTCAGCTTATCAACTGCCCAGCATCATTCAGGTTCTTATAGTTTATTCTCAGGTAATACCAATAATATGAATAGTGCGGCACGGACATTACATCCTTATCTTGTTCAGTCCGGAGACTCCTTGACCTTCTGGTGTTATTATAACTTGGAGAATAATTATGATGTGGCGGTGGTTGAGGTATCGGAGAATACGAAGGAGTGGTTCAATCTTGATACGATGCGTTTTACCGGTACGCAGACTTCCTGGGTGCGCAAGGCTTATTCATTGGCGAACTGGGTTGGTAAGTCGGTTTATTTCAGATTCCGTTCTATGACCGATGGGTATACGCTCAATGGTGGTTTTTATGTTGATGATATTCGGCCGGTTTGTTTGTTTAATAATGTCAATGTGATTGCGAATAACATAACGGATACGACCTATACCTTTACGAATCATGCGGTGGGTGAGTATTATTATTATGTGCGTGGTTATAATGCGGCGTGGGGCTGGGGTGAGTATTCCTGTTTGGCGAAGGCGAATGTTGGAGTGGGGATTAGTGAGGATGAGCAGATTTCTTCACCGACTTCAATAGCGTTTAATGTTAATCCTAATCCATTCCAGAATCACTGCGTTATTAAATTTCAAATCCCAAGCACCAAATCCCAAACAAATTCCAAATCCCAGAATCCAAACGGGAATGTAGGGCAAGGCTTTCTTCAAGAACCGATGGTTCTTTCAGAACCAGAGGTTAGCCTTGCGATATACGATGTAACCGGTAGAATGGTTAAAGATTTTTCTCGGTTAACGGTAAACGGTGAACGGTCAACGGTGGTGTGGGATGGTTCTGATGATTTGGGTCGCCGTGTTCCTGCGGGAGTTTATTTTGTGCGTTTAGAGGCTGGAGATTATAAGCAGATTGAGAAGGTGGTGTTGTTGAGATAGAGACGAAAAGTGAGTGGATAATGTATCGGAGTCTCGGTGGAATGTAGCAACGAGGGATGGAGTGCATTAGCTGCTAATGCGTTGTTGCTTAATTATTGGATTTTTAGTATTGTTTGGGACCAGGTGCTTTGGATTTGATTAACAATACGGGGGGGTGAAACTATAAAACGAAAAATGGATTAAATACTGCCATTTTTAATTACCTTAACCATAAGGAATGATACATCTTTTTCTTTCAATTTCAAGAAAAATTTCCACACTTTTAAGTATATCACCCGTTTGCAAATTACCCTTGATAAAAATTCAAACATCGTTATAATATATTAGGGTAAAATATAAAGGATGGATTATCACTCATGTAAATCCAGTTTCTCTCATCTTTGTTTTAATAGTGCGCATGCTTTCTTCTAATCCGGTTGTTGCTTATTATGTGGAAACGACCGGGGGCACGAACAACG
The candidate division WOR-3 bacterium genome window above contains:
- a CDS encoding M14 family zinc carboxypeptidase — its product is MKRFAAVFLMVVCILSAQTMVVRVYGRWDDLARISPKYNLDIATGRANVWYDIVADRNTMDKIVASGLAYEVQVYSLELEKEKVRGQYYSYDQYVQMMRTMAQTYPSICKFDSLPIRTYQGRWIYGVKISDNPNYEDPTEPGFLIDGCHHAREWATPYVVYKFCDSITKVYATNNEIKQIVDNIEIYAFPVINVDGYVYDYPSQLSWRKNREPFGGATGTDPNRNYGGCCDDIAGDWGAVDEGQATHYPSQETFCGAYAYSGDEVRALITYARTKIINAYMSYHSYSELLMWGWGWTTNDIPDGTVCARFGNRMAGMVNKLSGGTYTPGQIPEILYAVSGSSIDWLYSWCHWIGGIANLSYTTEIGTAFYQSTSQLDPIFYENFKALKYLAQLCRDSIPPLLEGKVAPPQIYPIGNVGQNFTVRWHPVNPTENHPTQWELVELSNPSIKTDSLESGSGRWVLQGFSLSTAQHHSGSYSLFSGNTNNMNSAARTLHPYLVQSGDSLTFWCYYNLENNYDVAVVEVSENTKEWFNLDTMRFTGTQTSWVRKAYSLANWVGKSVYFRFRSMTDGYTLNGGFYVDDIRPVCLFNNVNVIANNITDTTYTFTNHAVGEYYYYVRGYNAAWGWGEYSCLAKANVGVGISEDEQISSPTSIAFNVNPNPFQNHCVIKFQIPSTKSQTNSKSQNPNGNVGQGFLQEPMVLSEPEVSLAIYDVTGRMVKDFSRLTVNGERSTVVWDGSDDLGRRVPAGVYFVRLEAGDYKQIEKVVLLR
- the leuS gene encoding leucine--tRNA ligase, whose amino-acid sequence is MVYNHQLAEKKWQKYWMDNGLFTTNNNPKKKFYDLVMFAYPSGDIHMGHCKNYVIGDVIARYKRRAGFDVLHPFGWDAFGLPAENRAIEVGIHPREWTMNNIRVSDESLKMLGISYDWNREIITCLPDYYKWTQWMFLLMYKRGLAYKKEAYVNWCPGCQTVLANEQVVDGHCYRSNCKSPIERRKLNQWFFKITDYAERLLKDLDRLSGWPERVKQMQRNWIGKSEGTNIIFPVKNSDIKLEVFTTRADTIFGVTFISIAPENPLLEGLIKDSPYKDAVNSYVNEAARRTIIERAEKEKDGVFTGIYAINPINGREVPIYVADYVLVEYGSGVVMGVPAHDSRDFQFAKKYNIPIEIVIKPKDNEINPKNMSDAFIDYGIMVNSGEFNGLTSEQGIQAVTEYLQKKGMGGKEINYKIKDWLISRQRYWGAPIPIVYCDKCGIVPVPEKELPVLLPDNIRDYIPRGKSPLAAVDEFINTTCPECRRPAKRDPDTMDTFVCSSWYFLRYLDPRNDKEFCSMENARKWLPIDQYIGGIEHATGHLIYFRFFTKVLYDAGYIPVDEPATNLFTQGMVLRNGEVMSKSKGNAVPVGPFVEKYGADVARLTILFAAPPERDMEWSDEGVTGAQRFIDRVYRIVTENQKAVAKEACGSPQTENQKKLLIKINQTIQRVTDDLESFKFNTAIAALWELLNDLYQYKERDKFFGYGLYVMINLLSPFAPHLADELWNQVGFKGSLLTEGWIGYDSRYISEDQMTIVLQVNGKVRGHIAVPLNTNEEKIKSLALADERIKRHTDNKQIKKIIYVPGKLINVVIQ
- a CDS encoding HTH domain-containing protein, yielding MKKIKKKRVTIKMMMVDILKRSKTPLHYREITKRLIARGYKFHRKEPERSVYITIKRNPKLFKKVKPATFKLK
- a CDS encoding ATP-binding protein, which encodes MKKFELKAEQLRWQCTPELLKFKSTEDLSLCEGIIGQPRAIEAIKLGLNVKYPGYNIFITGPVGTGRTTAITKLLEELKTKKDKLKDLLYVNNFKNPDLPKLIVLDAGKGKQFKDDMTRLIYQLKTNIPQVFASEEYQKRRERIVSKFELEQQKMINEFEKRVEEKGFKLVQVQMGPFVRPAILPIIEDKPRNFEELDELIKEGKLTSDKLEKIKQDLQELEKEMSTIYAKTKENQDKLNDEIAKLNEWSVKPMVSHLIDEIRKRFDNKDINEYLDEVLAEILTNIERFLKKETRPDEFRLFDVNLLVDNSETKNIPIIFETAPNFKNLFGTIERYSPSPGVLTSDFLNIKAGSFLRANGGYLVINAFDALVEPGVWQTLKRALRNGVVDIQVFDPFYIFSTSALKPEPISVDVKVVMIGNEWLYYLLYYGDEDFKKIFKVKADFDIEMERDVRNINNYASFIKSICQTENLLPFTKEAIAEIIEYGVRLAGRKDKITTRFHLIADIIRESDYWARQKKNTIVDAEDVEKAIEGWRKRVNMYEEKIQELIKKDILMIQTKGKAVGQVNGLSVYQLGDYTFGRPTKITAKTSVGRAGIINIEREANLAGRTFNKGVLIISGFLRSRYAQDRPLSMDATLGFEQSYSEIDGDSASSAEIYAILSALSNVPIEQGIAVTGSVNQNGEIQPIGGVNEKIEGFYEVCKAKGFTGKQGVIIPKANVNDLMLKQEIVDAVKRKKFHIYAIKNIDEGIEILTGLKAGKKTKTGFEKNTINYLVEKRLKEYAEKMKGEEKREEKRNRK